The genome window GACCAATTCCGATAGCATTAAATGGTGATAAATCATTCATCACACAAGAATTAACATACATAGCTTCGGGAATCGAAATGAAAAGAACATTTTTGTTTTCAGGGTAAAAAGCAACTGTTAATAACCCAACACCTGAACGCAGACAAGCTTTAGAAGCAATTATTGCTGCACCCATTTTATCTGAGCTTCCTGCAATTAACAAAGCATGACCATGTGTTCCTTTGTGAGAATCACATGGTCTTACTTTATAAGTGTTTTTAATACAATTCAAATCTAATTTTATGAGTTCCATTTGAATTGATTTTAAGATTATTGGTTATTTACAAGCGATTTTTTTCACACGATTACCATGTCTTCCGCCTTCAAATGGAGTATTTAAAAAAGTATCTACCATTTCAACAGCTTGTTGAATAGAAGTATAACGTGCAGGAATACTTATAATATTAGCATCGTTATGTTGGCGTGCTAAAGCAGCAATTTCTTTTGTCCAACATAAAGCGGCACGAATATCTTGGTGCTTGTTAACCGTCATAGCAATTCCGTTTCCAGAACCACAAATTACGATTCCTAAATCGGCTTTTTTACTTTCTACATCGTAGGCTACTGGGTGACCAAAATCGGGATAATCTACGCTATCAAAAGTATCGGTTCCGTGATTAAAAACCGTATGTCCTTTTTCTTCTAAATATTGAACAATCGCTTTTTTATAATCTGGACCAGCGTGGTCATTTCCAATTGAAATTTTCATAAGTTGTTGTGTCTTTTGTATATGCAAAAGTACTAAAGAAATAGA of Flavobacterium channae contains these proteins:
- the rpiB gene encoding ribose 5-phosphate isomerase B, whose protein sequence is MKISIGNDHAGPDYKKAIVQYLEEKGHTVFNHGTDTFDSVDYPDFGHPVAYDVESKKADLGIVICGSGNGIAMTVNKHQDIRAALCWTKEIAALARQHNDANIISIPARYTSIQQAVEMVDTFLNTPFEGGRHGNRVKKIACK